The genome window GAAACGGTACTCCGAATGATGGTCCTGAGCCAAGAGCATAGAGGTGAACTCAGCGTTAAAGTCCAGGCTCGCTTCTACCGGTTTGTTCGGATCGTAATCCGTTCGCTCATCCACATAAAGACGCTTTACATCATCGAACTGATAGCCATAGGCCATCGCATAGGCGTGACGCGAGGCATCTAGGGCGTGGTAAAACCCATTGGGTATGCGCGTAACCCGGTGGTTTAGAATCTCCACGTTAAAGGTCAGCTCATCGCCACAGGCCTCGCGCTGATCCTCAATGAATGAGCCGGGTAGAAATTCCAGATTATCATAGGCGGTCGATTCCATGAAGAAGTACTTCTCCGGATTGATCTTCTGGAGTTCTTCCGTCTTATACACCCATTGGCCTTGCGGTAGCCAGGGCGCTGAGGTGAAATCAGCAATTAACCAGTGAAGGGGGTGGTTGAATCCCTTCCGCCCTGGACGTGTGTCTTTGTAGACATGCTTATTGGCGCGGACGGTGGGACGGAGTACCTTATTGTAAAAGTTCTCTTTGATCGTAGCTGATTCGTCAATATACAGCTGATCGAAGTTAGAACCCCGCGTGGTTTCTTCCCGATCGGCAGAGACGAACTGAACGGTGTAGCCATTGGCGAAAGCTAAACAGTTATCAAAGGTGCGGATGGGGTTAATGGCCGTGTACCAGTGATCAGGCGGACGTCGGTTAATAACGTAGTGCCCAAAACCGGTTTTCTGGTTGTACTCATGCAACCCATGTTCCTCCAGTACGGCACCGGCCTGCGACAAGATGATATCCTGTACCTGTCGATAGGTCAGGCCCGCCAGCCCAGCTTTAGCGCGCGGTAATTGGAAAGCCGATTCAGCAATCAAATGGCACAGTTCACGCGACTTGCCCGAGCCACGAGCGCCCTGGAACGTGGCCCGAAATCCACCCTGATAGCCTACCCCGTCTTTTTTAACGTCGGCCTGATTGGTGGTAATCCGTTGATGGAATTGCAGCTGCTTACCATTCAGCCGCACGATCGCTTCTTTACTGCTCATCGGTTTGGCCCTCTGCGGTGGTTAGGTTATTGATCGTGACGTTGTTCTGCACGTATTTAACCACCCGAGCAGGCATCATCTCATCGGGGCTGAGTGGCGACTGATCGTCGTATACCTTCGATAGCTTGGCGATTTCACGAGTGGCCGCAATGATGGCTTCGGCGTTTTTGTCCTTTACGGCTATCGACATGGCCACATACAAACTTTCAATAAGAATTTTGCGGGAGCCTTCACGGTCAATGTCTTCAACCTTGCCATAGAGCCGTGTCGATTCGGCCATTAGCTGGTAGGCCTGGGAATACTTCAGGGTGTATTCCTGCATCAGCATATTGACCACCTGCTGGGGTGAAAATAGCTTGCAACGCCAGCCAAAGCACTTGCGGTACTTTTCCAGCGTTTCTACCTCGCTCTTTTTGAGTTCGGTACGGTGCAACAAATGATCACGGAACTTGTCGAGTTTATCAACTGCCTGAGCGGCTTTAGTAATGCTATTGTCCATATAAAAAAAGCTACGCACAAGAGTAGTGAGTAGCTTTTTGGTATGCTAGGACTTAATTACTAGATTTAATTCAAAACATATATGTATGTCAATTTTAAGCGCAAACACCCTTTTTCACTTTACTGATAAGTTGAAATGGCTTATTAATATTTTTGATAAGGGATTCATTCCTAGGCTTAGCAAAGAGTTCTATGATGGTAATGGTGTCTTTGATAAAGATGAGCATGGATCTCTTGTTCCAATGGTTTGCTTCTGTGATTTGCCAGTGTCTCAACTTAGAAATCATATTAATACGTATGGCCAGTATGGAATTGGTTTAGAAAAAGATTGGGGTATACAGGAAGGATTAAACCCAGTGTTTTATATAACCAAAGACTCTGAGTTTGTGAATGACTATAATCGCATTGCTAAGGGACTTGATGATATTTTGATTCCCTTAATTAATCATTCTAATAACCAAGAGCTTAGAAATTCTATTATTCGTTTAAGTCAACAAATCGATATCGGAGCTAAGATTGACCTTTCCGAAATTGCACATAAAATATTCACTAAATCGTTGGCTTTTGGCACAATGCAGAAGTTTTACAAACCTTATTATGGTAAATTTATTAAAGTAGATAAAGTATACGAGAACTACTGTTATTACGATGAGAGAGAGTGGCGCTTTACACCGACGTTCAAAAATACAGATGATAAAACTGTGCCAGAGTATTTAGTGGAGGTTGCCATGATCAGTAAACCAAGAAATGTAGATAAAAATATATATAAAGAAAATATAACTAAGTTCTTATCAAAGTCAATTCAAGCTGGTGTAAGTAATGAAGAGCTAATTGAAAGATTCAACCCTCACATTTTTTCAGCAAGGGCAACAAAAGAGACTAGAGCGAAATTAAATGATGCATTAGCTATATCACCACGTTTTCATCTCTCATTTGCGTTAGAGAAAGTGAAGTATATAATTTTGAAGAATGAAACAGAAATAAACGATCTAATAGATGCTTTGAGAAGATTACATATTTTACAACCAGGAAAGTTTACAGATAGTGCAATAAACTTACTAGCAACTAAAATTATTACTTGTGAGCAAATAAAAGAGGATTTCTGAAAGCTAATTTATTTTCAAATACTTTATTGTGTAAATCAATTTGTATTCAATATAAGTTATACCTTTAATATTCCCTGTACAAATGCCAACTTTAAGTGCGAATTCACTGTTTCATTTCACAAAGAAAAAACATTTGTTGTCAATATTGATGGATGGAATTGCGCCAAGATATTGCTCCGAATTTGATAAAGATTATGATGAGATAAACCTGTCTATAAGTCCACCAATGATGTTTCCTATGGCTTGTTTTTGTGATATTCCTTTATCTC of Spirosoma agri contains these proteins:
- a CDS encoding abortive infection system antitoxin AbiGi family protein, which gives rise to MSILSANTLFHFTDKLKWLINIFDKGFIPRLSKEFYDGNGVFDKDEHGSLVPMVCFCDLPVSQLRNHINTYGQYGIGLEKDWGIQEGLNPVFYITKDSEFVNDYNRIAKGLDDILIPLINHSNNQELRNSIIRLSQQIDIGAKIDLSEIAHKIFTKSLAFGTMQKFYKPYYGKFIKVDKVYENYCYYDEREWRFTPTFKNTDDKTVPEYLVEVAMISKPRNVDKNIYKENITKFLSKSIQAGVSNEELIERFNPHIFSARATKETRAKLNDALAISPRFHLSFALEKVKYIILKNETEINDLIDALRRLHILQPGKFTDSAINLLATKIITCEQIKEDF
- a CDS encoding terminase large subunit domain-containing protein — its product is MSSKEAIVRLNGKQLQFHQRITTNQADVKKDGVGYQGGFRATFQGARGSGKSRELCHLIAESAFQLPRAKAGLAGLTYRQVQDIILSQAGAVLEEHGLHEYNQKTGFGHYVINRRPPDHWYTAINPIRTFDNCLAFANGYTVQFVSADREETTRGSNFDQLYIDESATIKENFYNKVLRPTVRANKHVYKDTRPGRKGFNHPLHWLIADFTSAPWLPQGQWVYKTEELQKINPEKYFFMESTAYDNLEFLPGSFIEDQREACGDELTFNVEILNHRVTRIPNGFYHALDASRHAYAMAYGYQFDDVKRLYVDERTDYDPNKPVEASLDFNAEFTSMLLAQDHHSEYRFIDSLWVKTATESLVEKLATDFGEKYSGHRKKVLYVFGDNGAHKKDAGRNKTYFGIFSDTLKAKGWTIVDKVQASYPPYSVRYRVINALLQESNVRLPKIRINESACKALLISLQSAPVDGTTYEKIKKSEHNKALPQEFATHLSDCFDYILFKKFSKYVAVGGTTRSGGIVIR